From Fusarium fujikuroi IMI 58289 draft genome, chromosome FFUJ_chr07, a single genomic window includes:
- a CDS encoding probable ribosomal protein L26, with protein sequence MVKVSTNVSSSRRKSRAAHFKAPSDQRRVIMSAPLSKELREKYNVRSIPIRKDDEVTIVRGSNKGREGKITSVYRLKYVVHIERITRDKANGQSVPLGIHPSNVVITKLKLDKDREDILARSKVGRELAANNKVTA encoded by the exons ATGGTCAAAGTCAGCACCA ACGTTTCGTCTTCTCGACGCAAGAGCCGTGCCGCTCACTTCAAGGCTCCCTCTGACCAGCGCCGTGTCATCATGAGCGCTCCCCTCTCCAAGGAGCTCCGTGAGAAGTACAAT GTCCGCTCCATCCCCATCCGAAAGGACGACGAGGTCACCATTGTCCGTGGCTCCAACAAGGGCCGTGAGGGCAAGATCACCTCCGTGTACCGTCTCAAGTACGTTGTCCACATTGAGCGTATCACCCGCGACAAGGCCAACGGCCAGTCCGTTCCTCTGGGCATCCACCCCTCCAACgttgtcatcaccaagctcaagcttgacaaggatCGTGAGGACATCCTGGCCCGCTCCAAGGTTGGCCGTGAGCTTGCTGCCAACAACAAGGTCACCGCTTAA
- a CDS encoding probable cytochrome-c oxidase assembly protein (COX11): protein MNVAPRLARSSARAASSQWSCFFCQNARPKLQRNAFNFARNASNNARTGQPYTPTMDEIRAHYSKKNRTVAYYVLSTILGFVTLTYGSVPLYKMICQTTGWGGQPIRAHGGPGSGDEGDLASRLVPVKDAKRIKVTFSASVSDVLPWKFVPQQREVRVLPGETALAFYKATNKSDQDIIGVATYSVTPAQCAPYFSKIQCFCFEEQRLNAGETVDMPVFFYLDPDLLNDMNMKGVETVTLSYTFFKARYDNNGRFQRPMSA, encoded by the exons ATGAACGTAGCCCCTCGACTCGCGAGAAGCTCAGCCCGAGCGGCTTCTTCACAATGGTCATGTTTCTTCTGCCAGAATGCCCGGCCGAAGCTCCAGCGAAATGCCTTCAACTTTGCCCGCAATGCATCGAATAACGCCCGCACCGGACAGCCCTATACACCGACGATGGACGAGATTCGTGCGCATTATagcaagaagaacaggacCGTAGC GTACTATGTCTTGAGTACAATTCTCGGATTTGTGACTCTCACTTATGGCTCTGTGCCCTTGTACAAGATG ATCTGCCAGACTACCGGCTGGGGTGGTCAGCCTATACGTGCCCACGGCGGTCCAGGATCTGGTGATGAAGGCGATCTCGCAAGCCGACTCGTGCCCGTCAAAGACGCCAAGCGAATCAAAGTCACTTTCAGCGCCTCTGTCTCCGATGTCCTGCCCTGGAAGTTCGTCCCTCAACAGCGAGAGGTGCGAGTCCTCCCCGGTGAGACTGCTCTGGCTTTCTACAAAGCCACCAACAAAAGTGACCAGGATATCATCGGAGTTGCTACCTACAGTGTGACGCCTGCTCAGTGTGCGCCGTACTTCAGTAAGATCCAGTGTTTCTGCTTCGAGGAGCAGCGTCTCAATGCGGGCGAGACCGTGGACATGCCCGTCTTCTTCTACTTGGATCCTGATCTGCTCAATGATATGAACATGAAGGGCGTAGAGACTGTGACATTGAGTTACACCTTCTTCA AAGCAAGATACGATAACAATGGACGATTCCAGAGACCTATGTCTGCATAG